The Vanrija pseudolonga chromosome 1, complete sequence genomic sequence gccaCCACCGACACTATTGCGGGGCATAGCCAGCAGCTCAATatcccgctcgtcgcggcccccgcgcccagacatggccgcgccgtccgctACCCCTGCCGCGGGCGAGACGttcgcgtcggcgagctccaGCTCTACCTCGAGCTCGCAGCACCCGTTCTCGCTGCcggacgagaagcgcgccgGGCCGCACTCCCGCACCGGCGCGGACGATGCGGACGCTCACGCAAATACACGGCCGGTGCCGCGCGTGCGGGATCCCGTGCGCGGCCCGAGCGggcccgtcgacctcggcgagggggCGTCGTCAGCTGGtgctggcagcagcggcagcgagaCGGTGCCCCCTACGACAAGTGCAGCGAACACTGGCGCGAGTGTGCCGGAGACTGGGCCATTCAGCCGGCCGCATTTCGAGGACGCGCCCGGGCTGTCGACGcctacgccgacgccgagcgcgcaggacaccagcgacgccgcggcagatttcgcggcggcagccaaGGCCGAAGCCGCGACGATGGAGTCCGCCGAAGCGTccgcagcggccgcagcTGACACGgtcgctgcggctgccgacCTGCTCCCCGCGGTCCCAGACGCGCAGTACCACCACCGCGTGCCGCAGCACCCGTTCAACACGCACCTGTTCGTCAAcaccctcgagcgcgccgctgtgCCCGCCCCAAATGCGCGCGTGCTGATGGAGGGCGTGCGCGGCCTGAtcacggcgcgcacgcagcGCGCAGTCGACACGCAGCTGTCCGTCGAGGAGATGGACAACAACGCGTACCTCTTCAAAGCGGCGCTCAGCGAGCTGCGTACCGAGatgagcacgcgcgcgaggaacGACGGGCtcaagctgcgcgcggtgGCCAACGCCAtccgccgcgaggtcgacgggcTGGACCAGACGATCAAGGAGAGCGTGCTGCAGATGAAGCACGAGTGAGTGCTCTCTGGGGAGTGGCAGTGATCGGTGTTAACCCGCGCCCGCAGCATCGAAATCGACATGAACAAccgcaaggccgagacgacggccgagctcaagcgcTTCGACATCGCAGTCGAGGAGATCAACAACAAGTTCAccatctcgctcggcgagctccgcACCGACATTGAAAGCAGTAAATgggacgcgacgcggcgtgccATCGCGGTGATTATCACGCTGGTCATGTTCGGCGTCGTCATGTCGACGGTCACGATGGGCGCTGcgaaggaggagaaggagaaggcggagaaggaggagaaggagaaggcggcgATGAAGGACGCCGCGGTGGGCCCggacgagcacctcgacgaccacgcgtacgagcacgcggcgcacCATGTCGACCCGGCCCTCAACTCGCGCGTCGACCAGCTGCTCGTGGACCGTGCGGTTCTCGACCGGGATATCTTGGCTGGCAAGGCTTtggccaagaaggagaaggagaaggaggcgggCAGGATATAATGGGCTTTGGTTGGCATTGTACTCTACACATCACTCATCTGCATACATCTCACACTGGGCCTGTGGTTGTGACCGAGCAGCGAGTGCCTGTTGCTTATCAAAACAAGCAAATAGGAATCAAAAATAAATAGGATTGCAAACCAAATCTCAGCCCCAGAGCCAATCAAAAACCGAGGATCCAAAGATCCTCAAGATACACCGTAAGGGAGTCGAACCCCTGCCGCGTCGATTCAAATTAATTTCTAAATGGCAACGACGCATGATACCGTTTCACCAACGGTGTAATGATTGATTAGGAAACCAATTGTATTTGCGGTTCGTACGGCGCGGTTATGAGCGAACCCTGCCCAATCTCAGGCTCCAACCCCGCAGTTCCTGTGCCCGCTTCATGCGGCGTTGTCTTTGTCTTTATGCGGGTGTCGGCGGGGCGATTTCGGCTGTGCAGAGCGTGGGGTCTTACGTGGAGGACGCTCCGTTTCAGTCATATCCCGAGGCCGCGGTCGCTCCCCATAGTGTCAGCCGGAGTGGTCGAAGTGTTTGTACTTATCGGCGTTGACGCGCCAAGGGATCTCCGTGCGCGTTCAAGTAAGTTTGGGtaggggtggtggtggagctTTGGAGCTAGGCCTCCCGAGACTGAGGAGGGGTCGGCAGCACCTCTGGGGCCTAGTCCCCGTCGCGTGACATTGTTGAAACCCGGAAAACAATAGTGTATTCCTATATTCCTAAAGCCACACCTTACCTCGAAAGTGGAGGTCAGTCTTGCCGATCATGATCTTGTCTTCTCGACGATCCACTCGacgcgcctcgtccgccccCTTCCCACGACTTATGGCGCAAACCACCCACTTCCAACTGTACTCTGCCGCATCTGGCAACGGCACACGCAGAGGGAAcaaccaccgccgccatgccaGTCTACCGGCTCCC encodes the following:
- the pi071_0 gene encoding putative protein; this translates as MESAEASAAAAADTVAAAADLLPAVPDAQYHHRVPQHPFNTHLFVNTLERAAVPAPNARVLMEGVRGLITARTQRAVDTQLSVEEMDNNAYLFKAALSELRTEMSTRARNDGLKLRAVANAIRREVDGLDQTIKESVLQMKHDIEIDMNNRKAETTAELKRFDIAVEEINNKFTISLGELRTDIESSKWDATRRAIAVIITLVMFGVVMSTVTMGAAKEEKEKAEKEEKEKAAMKDAAVGPDEHLDDHAYEHAAHHVDPALNSRVDQLLVDRAVLDRDILAGKALAKKEKEKEAGRI